The Paramormyrops kingsleyae isolate MSU_618 chromosome 12, PKINGS_0.4, whole genome shotgun sequence region GAGTGACATTTTATTAAGTATTTGCTTTTATTCCTTAGGTTTTTCGATTGGTAGCCCCATGTAGCTGCTGGCCTGTTCTCGACTGTTTGGCACGTCTTTAACAATCAATATGGCTGATGTgagtgtgcatatatatatatattttaccaaCCCAGAGATCAAGGCCAATACCGTGTTAAATGCGGatgcttatgttttttttttcgtttcagGAGCTGAAGCGATATCTCTATAAACAGCTGCCAAGGTTGGTTTCACTTGATAGTGAAGTGAGACAGTAAAGTATAAGATTTTTTGAGTTAAAATTTAGATTGATGTAGTATTGTATGCAATATTTGTCGTGAATTATTAGTTGGTGCAGGTGTGATAGTACATTTCTGTGTTATGGCAGACATAAATCCTCATGACACAAAGTCCTCATTTTTCAAATGATCTGTCAGCCCTGACCCACTTGCAGTTTTccacaatgtattttttttttagtgttgAAGGCCTTCATGCAGTTGTTGTCACAGACAGGGATGGGGTTCCAGTTATCAAAGGTACAGTGCATGCATGCGTGCATCTATGCAACGTGTGAGTGGCACCAGTTCAGGATGACGTCTGAAGCGTTTGCCACTGTTTCCCCCTCTCAGTGGCCAATGACAATGCCCCAGAATATGCCCTCAGACCTGCCTTCCTGTCTACCTTCGCCCTGGCAACAGACCAGGGCAGCAAGCTGGGACTCTCCAAGAACAAGAGCATCATCTGTTACTACAACACATACCAGGTGCGTGCCGGAGCCTCGGTGCCAGTGGCCCTACATATGAGCCATCCAAAGGCTGGCAAGGTTGAGTGAAAGCTTTTGAAAAGATGCTTTTCGGATGAGGCTGCTGACTGAATGCTCATTTACTTCCTTCAAACGGCAATTTTCCACACTGTGTCTACAATTCATCAATGGATAGTTAAAGGTAGCATGAGCAATTTTAATCCGATACACTTTTTGTCAGATTCGGCA contains the following coding sequences:
- the lamtor3 gene encoding ragulator complex protein LAMTOR3 isoform X1, which produces MADELKRYLYKQLPSVEGLHAVVVTDRDGVPVIKVANDNAPEYALRPAFLSTFALATDQGSKLGLSKNKSIICYYNTYQVVQFNRLPLVISFIASSNANTGLIISLEKELAPMIEELRQVVEVA
- the lamtor3 gene encoding ragulator complex protein LAMTOR3 isoform X2, translated to MYFFFSVEGLHAVVVTDRDGVPVIKVANDNAPEYALRPAFLSTFALATDQGSKLGLSKNKSIICYYNTYQVVQFNRLPLVISFIASSNANTGLIISLEKELAPMIEELRQVVEVA